The following are from one region of the Synechococcales cyanobacterium T60_A2020_003 genome:
- a CDS encoding M23 family metallopeptidase produces the protein MARQWLSIRSRGKGAGLVSKFLTIGLWSGGVILAPWSSVWVPTLHAQTETQDLCPESALSRYTQHTVQAGETLESIAAQYNLLPATLLAFNPSLQTPLTSGRTLTIPPYNGIQVTPPAGSTWRSLAAQYQVRADLLFELNGCQTTPGTVVFIPGVNGFTTPEEEETTTITGYPLASSARILTGYGWQVSPDTGIVGFHSGIDLEAAVGDPVYAVGSGVVAYADVQGTYGKLVVINHSQGLQTRYAQLDSIQVTPGQTVNAGEQIGTAGMSGDAAIAHLHFEVRLNSDLGWVAEDPGYYIPDARLGRPIVNESTVDEQL, from the coding sequence ATGGCGCGTCAATGGTTGAGCATCCGTTCCAGGGGAAAAGGGGCAGGGCTGGTATCGAAATTCCTAACGATTGGCCTCTGGAGTGGCGGGGTCATCCTAGCACCGTGGAGTAGTGTCTGGGTGCCGACCCTCCATGCCCAGACCGAAACCCAAGACCTCTGCCCCGAATCGGCGCTCTCCCGCTATACCCAACATACCGTTCAGGCCGGGGAAACCCTGGAGAGTATTGCGGCTCAATATAACCTTTTACCTGCGACCTTGCTGGCGTTCAATCCGTCACTCCAAACCCCCCTGACCTCAGGCCGCACCCTCACGATTCCACCCTACAACGGCATTCAGGTGACGCCCCCTGCAGGCAGCACGTGGCGCAGTCTCGCGGCGCAGTATCAGGTGCGGGCTGATTTGCTATTTGAGCTGAATGGCTGCCAAACCACGCCAGGAACCGTCGTCTTTATTCCAGGGGTTAATGGTTTCACAACGCCGGAAGAGGAGGAAACAACAACCATCACGGGCTATCCCCTCGCCAGTTCAGCCCGGATTCTGACCGGATATGGATGGCAGGTCAGTCCCGATACGGGAATTGTTGGGTTTCACAGCGGGATTGATTTGGAAGCAGCCGTGGGCGATCCAGTGTATGCGGTCGGGTCTGGCGTAGTCGCCTATGCCGATGTACAGGGTACCTATGGCAAGCTGGTGGTGATTAATCACAGCCAGGGACTCCAGACTCGCTATGCCCAACTCGACTCGATTCAAGTGACTCCAGGCCAAACGGTAAATGCTGGAGAGCAGATTGGAACAGCGGGCATGAGCGGCGATGCGGCGATCGCCCATCTCCATTTTGAGGTGCGGCTGAATTCTGACCTGGGCTGGGTGGCGGAAGATCCGGGGTATTACATTCCCGATGCGCGGCTCGGTCGCCCGATTGTGAATGAGTCCACGGTGGATGAGCAATTATAG